A stretch of DNA from Candidatus Pseudomonas phytovorans:
CGCCCAACACCCCGGTCACCAACCCCACCGGCAGCTGCGCCGTCGCCGCCAGGCGCTGGCTGAGCCAGTCGGCCACCAGCAGCAACGCTGCGCCCATCAACGCGGCGCACATCAGCGGCACGCCCGCAGTGCGCGTCAGCCGCCGTGCCAGTTGCGGCCCGGCCAAGGCAATAAAGGCAATTGGCCCAGCGGCGGCCGTGGCAATCGCCGTAAGGCCTACGGCGGCAAGTACCAGCCGCAACCGCGAACGCTCCACCGCTACCCCCAACTGGCTGGCCGTGCCATCGCCCATTTCCATCAGCGCCAGTTCACGCCCGTGCAGCAAGGCCACCGGCATGATCAGCGCAAGCCCCAGCGCGGCAGGTAGCACATGGGCCCAGGTGCGGGTGTTGAGCGAACCGGCCAGCCACAACTGGGCGAACAATGCCTGGTCAAGGTCACCGGTGACCAGCAGCAGCTGGTTCAGGCCCGACAGCGTGGCGCCCATGCCAATACCCACCAGCACCAGCCGATAGCCCTGGCTGCCTTGCCCACGACGTGCCAGCAGCAGCACCAGCAGTGCCGTGAGCATGCCAGCTGCCACCGCCGCCAACGCGGTGGCCAATGGTCCTGCATCGAACAGAATGATCTGCACGATGGCGCCACTCGCCGCCCCGGTGGTAAAGCCGATGACATCGGGTGAGCCCAAGGGGTTGCGAGCTATGGACTGAAAGATCGCCCCGGCCATGCCAAGCGCCGCGCCTACCAGCACAGCTGTAAGCACCCGCGGCAAACGCACGCGGGTGACAATGCGCTCCACCATCGCGTTGTCACCCTGCCCTAGCAGGCTGGCCAATACCTGGCCTGCACGAATCGGCAGGCTGCCCGTGCCCAGCAGCAGCACCGCCAGGCCCATCACCAGTAACGCCAATACGCTACCAACCAGCACTGCACGCAGGCTGAAACGCAGGCTCAGGGGCCCACACCGGAACACGCGCAGCTCCTTCACAGCTGACATAGACGAAACCTGCCGATCAGTACGATAAAGGCCGGCCCGCCCAGCAACAGCGCCAGGGTTCCGGCCGACAGCTCCGCGGGTGCTGCCAGCACGCGGCCAAGCAGGTCGGCGCCCAGCAGCAACAGGGCAGCGATCAACGCGGCATACGGCAGCATGCGCCGATAGTCCGGGCCAACCAGCAACCGTGCCAGGTGTGGCGCCACCAGGCCGACGAAACCGATCGGCCCGGCAATGGCAGTCGCACTGCCGGCCAGCAACATCAGCGCCACGCAAGCCAACGCCCAGGTAAGACGCACATTCACCCCCAGCGCCCTGCCCAGATCCCGGCCAAGCGCCAGCGCGTTGAGTTGCGGCATCAACGCTGCCGCCAGGGCCAGCCCCAAGGCGATGGCCAAGGTCGGCAACGGCAACGCCGCAGCACTGCTGCCCGCCAACGAGCCTGCCGCCCAATTGCGAAAATGGTCGTAGACCTGCGGCGGGGTGTTGAGCACCACGATCGCCGTGAGCGAGGCCAGCAGCATGCTCAGCCCCGCCCCAGCCAGTACCAGGCGCACCGGGTTGCTGTCGGCAGCACCCGCCTGGCCAAGCAGGAAAACGGCAACACCGGCGATACCGGCACCCAGGAAGGCCAGCGCAATGTACTGGCTGACCTGGGTCAGGCCAAACAGCGCAACGCCAAGGATCACCGCCAGCGCAGCCCCGGCATTGACGCCCAGCAGCCCGGGCTCGGCCAACGGGTTGCGCGTCAACGCCTGCATCACCGTGCCTGCCGCGCCCAGCGCCAGGCCCGCCAGCAGCGCCACCAGCGTGCGTGGCACGCGCAACTCGCGCACGATCAGGTGCTCATCGTTATGCAGGTCGGGCTGGTAGAGGGCGTCGAACACCACGCCGAAGGCAATCGGGTGCGAGCCGATCAAAAGGCTCGCCAGCGCCGCCACCAACAGCAGCAACAGCCCTGCCAGCAGCACAGGGCGCAAGGGTTGGCCAGCCATGGTCAGCGGAAGTAGCCGGCAACGGTGTCGAGCATCTGCCGCCCCGAATAGTAGTCGATGCGGAACGAGCTCGGCCCCAGGGGGTATACGCGACGATGCTGCACCGCCGGCAGGTTGGCCAGCACCGGGTCGTCGCGCAAGGCCTGGGCATCGTTGTCGTCGGCGCTGAGCAGGAACACATCGGCATCACCGATGGCGGCAGCCAGATTCTCGCGGGAAATGAACTGGAACTCGGTGGCTCGAATCACCTGCCCTGCCATGGCCTCAGGCAGTTCCCGCACCTGGAAGCCAAGGGCCGTCAGCAGACGGGCTTGCGGGCTGAAGGTGCGGCCGATGGAATAACTGCCACCGATGTTGTAGCCGATCAGCACCACCGGCCTTGGCGAGGGCCGCAGGCGGGCTGCCGTTTCGCGGGTGTAGTCGTCGAACTGCTGGATCACGGCCTTGGCCTGCTGTTGCAGCCCGGTGCGTGCGCCCAGTTCGGTGGCCAGGTCCTGCCAGGACTGGTTGGAGTAATTCACCACCAGGGTTGGCACACCTTGGGCCTTCAATTCCGCCAGGTGCGGCGCAGCGCTGTCGGCGCCGGTGGCCGATACCACCAAGAGGTCAGGCGCGCTGGCCACCACGGCCTCGATATCGAACTGCAGGTTGCGGTACAGCACCTGCACATCACGCTGGTCGGCCACGGCTGCCCATTGCGAGAAAAAGCCCTTGCCATCGGTCAGCCGGCTGGGCGTGGCGGCGGCGCTGGCCACCAGCGGCGCCTGCATGGCCAGGAGGATGCCGGTCACGCTCGGGGTGGTGGAGACGATGCGCGCAGGTGCGGCCTCTGCGGTCGGGATTACGCCAGCCAGCGTCAGGGCGACGGCGGCCAATGCTGCACAAACTCGAAAACGCTTCATCGATGGGCTTCACCTTGGAGGAGTCAGCTGCGCATGATAATACTTCTCATACAGATAATTCCATCATGTAGAATACGTTCCGCAAATTTTTGTATTGCCAAGGACCGACCATGAGCCCTCGCCTGCAAGCCCGCGCGCTGACCCTGCGCCGCGATAACCGAACGCTGTCGCATGATCTGTCGCTGGACATCCCCGATGGCGGCTTTACCGTGATTGTCGGCCCCAACGCGTGCGGCAAGTCGACACTGCTGGCGGCGCTGTCGCGGCTGCTGCCCCCCAGTTACGGCCAGGTGCTGCTCGATGGCCAGGACATCCAGCAACGCCCCGCCAAGGACGTGGCCCGGCGCCTGGCCCTGTTGCCACAGAGCGCCAACGCACCGGATGGCATCCGCGTGGCCGAGCTGGTCGCGCGCGGCCGCTTCCCGCACCAGCGTCTGTGGCAACAGTGGTCGGTCGAGGATGAGCAGGCGGTACAGCGGGCGATGCACGCAACCGGCATCGAAGACCTTGCCGAACGACCGCTGCAAGCGTTGTCTGGCGGCCAGCGCCAGCGCGTGTGGATTGCCATGGTGCTGGCGCAGGACACCCCACTGTTGCTGCTGGACGAGCCCACAACCTATCTGGACATTGCCCACCAGTTTGAATTGCTGGAGCTGCTGCGCGATCTGAACCGCCAGGGTCGCACCATCGTGGCGGTGCTGCACGACCTGAACCAGGCCTGCCGCTACGCCAGCCACCTTGTGGCCATGCGCGATGGCGCGATCGTTGCCCAAGGTGCGCCGGCAGCGATATTTACCGAGGCACTGGTGCAGCAGGTGTTCGGGTTGTCGGGGCTGGTGATCGAGGACCCGGTGAGCGGTACGCCAATGCTTGTACCGCGTGGGCGGTTTACTCCGGCAACACCGGCGCCGGCGCACCCAGCATGCGCCCACCCGTAGCCTGGTTGACCTGCCCTGCTTCATGGAACAACGCCTGGCGGTCCTCGGGCGCCCGCAGCTGCCCCAGGTCGGTCACTGTGGTCATCACGCAAACAATCTCCTGCTGCGCATCGAACACCGGCGCCGCCTGCCCGGTCACGCTGGACAG
This window harbors:
- a CDS encoding iron chelate uptake ABC transporter family permease subunit; protein product: MSAVKELRVFRCGPLSLRFSLRAVLVGSVLALLVMGLAVLLLGTGSLPIRAGQVLASLLGQGDNAMVERIVTRVRLPRVLTAVLVGAALGMAGAIFQSIARNPLGSPDVIGFTTGAASGAIVQIILFDAGPLATALAAVAAGMLTALLVLLLARRGQGSQGYRLVLVGIGMGATLSGLNQLLLVTGDLDQALFAQLWLAGSLNTRTWAHVLPAALGLALIMPVALLHGRELALMEMGDGTASQLGVAVERSRLRLVLAAVGLTAIATAAAGPIAFIALAGPQLARRLTRTAGVPLMCAALMGAALLLVADWLSQRLAATAQLPVGLVTGVLGGCYLLWLITAQRRG
- a CDS encoding iron ABC transporter permease, translating into MAGQPLRPVLLAGLLLLLVAALASLLIGSHPIAFGVVFDALYQPDLHNDEHLIVRELRVPRTLVALLAGLALGAAGTVMQALTRNPLAEPGLLGVNAGAALAVILGVALFGLTQVSQYIALAFLGAGIAGVAVFLLGQAGAADSNPVRLVLAGAGLSMLLASLTAIVVLNTPPQVYDHFRNWAAGSLAGSSAAALPLPTLAIALGLALAAALMPQLNALALGRDLGRALGVNVRLTWALACVALMLLAGSATAIAGPIGFVGLVAPHLARLLVGPDYRRMLPYAALIAALLLLGADLLGRVLAAPAELSAGTLALLLGGPAFIVLIGRFRLCQL
- the fepB gene encoding Fe2+-enterobactin ABC transporter substrate-binding protein — translated: MKRFRVCAALAAVALTLAGVIPTAEAAPARIVSTTPSVTGILLAMQAPLVASAAATPSRLTDGKGFFSQWAAVADQRDVQVLYRNLQFDIEAVVASAPDLLVVSATGADSAAPHLAELKAQGVPTLVVNYSNQSWQDLATELGARTGLQQQAKAVIQQFDDYTRETAARLRPSPRPVVLIGYNIGGSYSIGRTFSPQARLLTALGFQVRELPEAMAGQVIRATEFQFISRENLAAAIGDADVFLLSADDNDAQALRDDPVLANLPAVQHRRVYPLGPSSFRIDYYSGRQMLDTVAGYFR
- a CDS encoding ABC transporter ATP-binding protein, which encodes MSPRLQARALTLRRDNRTLSHDLSLDIPDGGFTVIVGPNACGKSTLLAALSRLLPPSYGQVLLDGQDIQQRPAKDVARRLALLPQSANAPDGIRVAELVARGRFPHQRLWQQWSVEDEQAVQRAMHATGIEDLAERPLQALSGGQRQRVWIAMVLAQDTPLLLLDEPTTYLDIAHQFELLELLRDLNRQGRTIVAVLHDLNQACRYASHLVAMRDGAIVAQGAPAAIFTEALVQQVFGLSGLVIEDPVSGTPMLVPRGRFTPATPAPAHPACAHP